Within the Cydia pomonella isolate Wapato2018A chromosome 3, ilCydPomo1, whole genome shotgun sequence genome, the region gtgaccaactcctgactccatcatgagaccctggacctcatctagattgatggtgctcgtcagggcaactctattgaacccaaacacgatggagttatgatgagtagattaggagttctggtgaccagctcctgactccatcatgagaccctggacctcatctagattgaaggtgctcatcagggcaactctgttgagcccaaacacgatggaattataatgagtagattaggagttcttgtgaccaactcctgactccatcatgagaccctggccctcatctagatcgatggtgttcgtcagggcaaatcttttgagcccaaacacgatgggattataattagtagattaggagttctggtgaccaactcctgactccatcatgagaacttggacttcatccgggtcaaaaataataatgcaaaccctaacgtaatttcaagtgaaaatgcgtttttcagaaaatcgcagccaaataacactagaccttactcatagtgttgtgttcctgccggtgagtaaggttgccagagctcaacgagggcgggagggggttagggtcggcaacgcgcatgtaactcctctggagttgcaggcgtacatatgcgggccgtatgcttgtttgcccccgacttagtattaaaaaaaaagtaacactgaaaatccatcaataagcgagtctgttaggcatgtactgtaaaaaatgaacttttattaagattttctaatcgcagtatatagcacttctcggaactccgtagctgattacgatcgcaacgaatgcctgacaatcgagcacaggtccgtcctctaagcgcgctccgcgcggactgagagcggggcgtcgctgctgcgtgatttatatgtgttttaaaaaaatataaatttacggcaatgtaggtcccatagttacgatttttttttataggttaacataaagttacagtttgctataatattatttttaaagcaaaatatgcgtacaatttgcggaaataaaatataataaaaccctgttttcgccaaaaaaattaagaaaactcggaaggtattttatcagttttttcaaatgaatcttcgattgttaatcattccagcccctcgtacgagatatgttgaatcaaattgtagtcattcatgtaccaaatgattcttgtttatagcaaaattgagaaccgaaacgccacatctcactgcaaaatttggaaaagactcccaaaaaacctcattaaaaaagaggtttaaaagagaaaatgaaaatttgaactgttggagcccctagtttaggaaacgattatttaagtacgttatcagtttttgaataaatactaatagttacgtcgtaatcttgaatgaaaaaggaagcattttacaaaatacgctcgtctgtaggaataaggactcttaagcaGGTGCAgaagggcctgtttacacattgattggTGTTAAGcgtgagttcatacatttgctacttgcgtttaatgtatgaactcgcacctAACACTAATTGATTAAAACAGAATTACTTAATaagtaactttattttaaaactttctgAAGGATTTCTTGGAGCCCTTGCCCTTCGAGACCTTCAGTACGTTGAACCtcacggttttggacagaggtCTGCATTCGCCAATCGTCACGATGTCTCCGAGTTCCACGTCTCTGTAATTGAATAATTCCTTTGATaagattttgttatttaaaatttgcaaGACAGGTATTAATCTGAGAAATCAGAATGGGTTAAACACGATCATCGTCAAATGGTTATTCAGAAGACCGTCGTGTGAGTATCATCATTTGGGTACCAGGCGTATGGATTTTAgaattaagagcccttattccttagaactttctccgatttcacgaaataacgctcgatagatggcgttggcgctcggtacgcgagcgccgccGGCAaagcgacgcgcgtttcaatgcagacaagaataatcttgatagttttcaatataatttcaagcaacattaattttagtgttatattatcattaaatgctattgaatcataaaattacggGACAATGTACTGGTCCCGTATTGGTTTCACCAAATTACGGGAAAATGAAAATTCGTGCCTGAAATACTGAGAGTATTGTTAAAAATTCTTTTGcataaataaacatgtaaacAATACAATATGTAATTTTCTAGCAGTGTAAAAGACATTCTAACTCACCTGAAGCAAGGTGACAGATGGACTGACATATTCCTGTGCCTCTTCTCGAAACGGTTGTACTTGGGGAGATAATGCAGGTAGTCGCGGCGGATGACGATAGTACGCTGCATCTTCATCTTCTGGACCACGCCAGTAAGGATACGGCCACGGATGGACACATTGCCAGTGAAAGGGCATTTCTTGTCAATGTAGGTTCCCTCAATGGCCTGAGAACATAATTCTAGGTTAAAGTCAATAATTAATGATAGGAAATAAGTTCCTTTACACCACATATATAAATATGGACACAGATGGATATGGACGAAAATACAAAGTTGtaagttaatataaaaaaacaatgaacGGTTTTAAATAGCCTGTTTGAAAATcagagaaattaaaaatatgggcTGTGTAATCAGAGGTTGGGTTAGAAACACGATTTTCATCAGGTGTTGATCAGAAGACCGTCGTGGGTTATCATCATTTTACACAGCCCTAAGAGAGTTTTGTTAAcagaattaaaatacaatacaaatgctGTATTTTGTGACAGTTTTGGGTTAGAATTGATAAATATTAATCAGGATACAAGCCAAGTTAACACTTTCGATGCCAAGCACCCtatttccaatacaaaatgcACCCACCTAGCAggttcttggcagtgaatgtctTAATATGTGATCTAAATTCAATGAATGGCAGGCAGATGAAGAATTTCATTTGTGGTAAATTgttattatgaatatatatgaacaatatttaatcaattacatgttttgtataagtaataatattataactaaattgacatatatatatacatatacaccgtgttttttttgatttgcgttaatttcgagggtgcattcctgagcttaaattaagtaaatttctcaaagacaccgatattctaattaactccatttcggagataatcaatcattattttttatcttataaggcccttacgagcgtgtacacttgccttagggcctgtttacttattgattagtgtttagtgcgagttcatacatttgctactgaacgtaagtactatctcggacgatcgacgttcgaaatgacattgacatatcacagttttcaattgtttggttgagttaaatgtaatgcccgtgttacaacaacgctatatgcaacatttagttactttttataaaaataaaaaaagtaaaaaaaaacaaaaaaaaatttttttttttgaaaattaactatgccatttagttttcttaaatatacttatcgataccccgaagttaacgaaattcaataaaaacacggtgtatataaggacgggccttacgggcactaagaatggtgcaaGTTCAGCAGTCACTGACAAATTCGAGTCAATTGTGTAGTCTAACACagctagttgcgaccaatcgcgcgtgTGATTCGAACTCATAAACCAATCgcattgtggcgttagactATACGATTGGcgcgaattcgtgtgcgtgacaccgctgtattgcttgtaaggcccgtcctgagatatatgtcaatgaataACTATCAATATCCCACAAAATAGAATAACATATATTGAATCACTTATCCTAATAAATAATGGTTTTCACTAAGTTAGTTATATTACGAAACATGCTATGTTAGAACATTTAAACACAATTTTAACATGTTAACTGTCCCATCCCAATCTGTGTTGTTAACCTAATGGCTTGGTGATAGAGGCTTGCCCAAGACCCATATACGGCAAAGACAGTGAAcatgttaatatttttgatgaGGTAAAACCAATgaatatataacatattttttaaatacatagataataaAGTCATAACATTAGAATAGCAGCTGAattgttaagaaaaaaaaagccatTCCTACACCGCAAATATGAGCAAAATGACAAGATTCCCTGTATATAAACCGTTGATAAGCCACCACCAGCGAGCACCAGAGACTGAAAAAAGAGCCAAACCTCACGGGGAGTCTTGAAGCCTAACCCAACATTCTTGGAATGCCGCATGTCCTTCTTCTTCAGCCCCCCCTTGCGGTTGAGGAAGACCGTTGCCTGTTTCTGAAACGCTTTCTCTGTCTACGAAAGAAAAAACACACATTAGCGGGCACACTACATGCGTTACCTCTCGGGGCGTCTTGAACCCAAGCCCCACATCTTTGTGGTATCTCAGAGGCTTGCGACTCCTCTTCACGCCGATGCCCTTTTTACGGTTCAAGAAAACCGTTGGTTGCTTTTGGAATGAACGTTCCGTCtgcaatttttaatttatattgtacatGTACATTGCAATCCCCTTAGTATAATAACGCATATTAGCTAGAAGCAAGGGCTGCTTTACTTAAAAGCAATGCGTTATGATAATAAGGTAACATTGAATTCATTACTACATGTACCAACTAAGCTAAACGCCACTTAGATACATTTTGGGGTACAATAACATAACCTCATCTTTTGAAACAGTACTATAAAAATCTGTTACGACTAAGggattacatatttttggataAGTCTAGGATAAAAATGCAGCTACATTTACAAAGGTAATTTAAGGTAAAATATAGTTTTGTGACAGTACTGTCACATCATAAACTAACCTATAAGGATACATCACGAATAGAAAAGTTTTGTCGTTATACTACATCTaggcaataaaattaatacaaaaataaaggaaaactgGTGAGTATCAATTATATAAacgtaaaagtatttttttctcataaaACCGGTCAAAAATCGATTCCCACGTGGATGAACACAATATGCACATTATCACTTCTAACACTTTCATTTTTcacagtattttatttaaaacgtaTTTGCACAACAGTGATACATATTCAGGTGGTAAAACTCTATTATTTCAtggaaaaattattattttccccAGAAAACCAGAACGTACCTGATCCGCCATCTTGCTTGACAACGAAAAGAAGGATGATGTTGCTATAATACAATACTTGAAAAAGATTATTCTATTATTGCCAGTTGCAGTGTTATATTGGTatatatagtttgtcaaagggctatctcatttcaaacatagacagagggagtcatactatctttgtcttacactagtactagcatccaaaagaaaaggatgagtatagttttttttgttcttatttactgacaaattggtttgaccaactatataaTCCttgattgaaaaaataattataaaaactatccaattttattatattagatcATAACATATTGagctatattaaaaaaatataaatttatttcgagAACCGCGAACAACAGCGAAGCAAACGCTTTGCACATGGTGCATAACTTGCGTAtcctatatacatattatactactctttaTTACTCAGATTGTAAATATGCaccatttaaataatttaaaacactcaTCAGCTACTCTACATTACTAGGTACTAACCTCAAAATCAATCCATTCATTCAAATCAAAAACCAAAATGTAAAGTAGTTGTGACCAAGTTGTGACGATGTATTCCTTTGAAAGCAGGAAAAAGAAATTGCCTTATAGAATTAGAATcaaactttattgataaaatatcattattttacatgtcaacacattatatatatttaataggatcacacattattattttacaaatgaaaacattatttacatagaATCTTCCCTTCTTCCTttcgttgtctcggcattttgccacggttcatatgagcctgaggtccgcttggtaactaatcctgagaattggtgtaggcactcgtttttacgaaagcgactgccatctgattttccaacccagagagtaaaccttattgggattagtccgattttttcttacactcataacatctttattgctcatatattacaATGAATACAGACTGTAAGGGTAcagcaatttatttttatactataagtacttatacttaaaactaatattattaattacattgcacagctatgtaggtaaaaataattcttaaataaaaactagCATTCTATTTTTTCGGAAAGGTATCTTCAAAAAACTCCTGCAaagaataataacttttatctaataaataattatttaaggcgGTTTCAAATGATTTAGGTTTTGCTATTgattacgatgttttccttcaccgatgCTTTTTTGCGACTGTAcgaatttgatatttatcaaattatatttcgtacataagttccgaaaatctaataggtacgagctggggtttgaacccgcgacctccggattgcaagtagcacgctcttaccgctatactaggccaccagcgctttttaaatGGCCTTATAGaatatactttttataaaatatgcttTTAGAATATACTTTAATAGTTATCCTGCTTGGATGCGTCTTACTTTAGCATATACTAGTGAGTAATAATAGTTCTATTCATTCATGTAGCTCGCGTCAACGTGTGCTATGTGCAAGGATGATTCGTGCTCACCTAACATCATAAAATTACTTGTTTTTAATGTAGAATTTGGTAGagctggcaacatttataaactAAACTGTCAAACGGGAATTGTTATGTAAATAACCATCGTTTTGGTAATTCGAATAAGAACTGGAAATCCTTAAAGATTCTACGATTCTTACGTTTAACGTAacaacgtttttatttttactaacaaTAGCATAAAACTTCTATGGATAAGGTAGTCTTCCGTGCCCTTAAGCACGGAAACTATGAGCTTAGTACTGCCTTTTTGTTTTCTTCGTTTAAACCGTGTTTCTTACTAGTTTAACATGGAAGAAGTGAGGCAATTGGTACAGGAAGAAGGCAGAGAAGCGAGGAACCTCGTAGCTTTTCATGTGGCAGTCGATACACCCAGTAAGTTTTCAAAAACGCATCATTCTTTTGTTAGTTTATAGCTTGAAGTTTAGGTACTTGTAGTTTGCCGTGGGCGTAAGTAAcacttgtattgtattataagaCGTTGTAGGAAGTGGCATTTTGTAATATCACGTTTATTGGTAAACATTAGCATTTACTGTGTGCTTTCTATTTTGCCTCTATTATAATAACTACCTAGACTGATTATATGGTATATTAAAATCCAATGAGATTTTCGATGTAGATTGTATTACtctatacataaaatattattatattttctttatagTGGTTAAGTCCTTTCATTTACTTAACTACAAGAGATTAAGTttcctttattttaattctCAATTTTCAGATGACTAGtaaatagtaatattatttttgcttGAGTAATCTGAGAGAACTTTCAGCTTAAACAATTGGCAGTAAACCCTAATATCAAGCTTCAGTAAACACAAGATACACTTGAAAGAGATAATAAAAATGTCTGAAATTCACTGAACCATACCACCTTTTTCCATGTAGTAAATTGGTGTGTTTACTTTATGAACTTATCTTAtaataaaactgtttaaaattgTGTTATCCTAAAAGCAACCCTGCATCTTCAATAATCGAGTTGACATTTATATGAGTATTTACCTATTATTCTTGACTCACCATTTTCTcttaaaattaatgaataatgtCTATTTGATGTTACCCAGTAAACAGATAATGCCATACAATTTTGCCCCCTTATTGCTATAGTAATTTTACAGTTCATTCTTGTTTGGCTTACAACATCTGATGATGAAATTGTATTGGGAATTGGGGCTCTGCTGATTGATAAAGGCTTaaaagtccgcagcaagctcggttctccatacaagtGAATTattgctctcattttaaaacgactggcTAGATTGCTCGGAaactttttacttacaataaataaataaaataaaatagccattTATTTCGACAaccccaacaaggcctagtttaccctctgggttggagggtcagatggcagtagcttttgtaaaaactgtCAAGCGGacaccaggctcccatgagccgtggcgaaatgccgggacaacatgaggaagaagaagaagtcatTAATTTCAACCTTAtcaaagtattacatttttgtaaggcttaaaaaaaattgacaaataataaatttaaacat harbors:
- the LOC133516226 gene encoding small ribosomal subunit protein uS17 isoform X1 — its product is MADQTERSFQKQPTVFLNRKKGIGVKRSRKPLRYHKDVGLGFKTPREAIEGTYIDKKCPFTGNVSIRGRILTGVVQKMKMQRTIVIRRDYLHYLPKYNRFEKRHRNMSVHLSPCFRDVELGDIVTIGECRPLSKTVRFNVLKVSKGKGSKKSFRKF
- the LOC133516226 gene encoding small ribosomal subunit protein uS17 isoform X2 — translated: MADQTEKAFQKQATVFLNRKGGLKKKDMRHSKNVGLGFKTPREAIEGTYIDKKCPFTGNVSIRGRILTGVVQKMKMQRTIVIRRDYLHYLPKYNRFEKRHRNMSVHLSPCFRDVELGDIVTIGECRPLSKTVRFNVLKVSKGKGSKKSFRKF